The following coding sequences are from one Halictus rubicundus isolate RS-2024b chromosome 11, iyHalRubi1_principal, whole genome shotgun sequence window:
- the Nd-b17.2 gene encoding NADH dehydrogenase (ubiquinone) B17.2 subunit has translation MAKQLGLDKIAKFFQVIHANGGIFKSIRTLYRMDTVKIGTLVGVDSDGNKYYENNTYFYGTNRWIVYADKYGMEYDGSQVPAEWYGWLHYKTDLLPHKDPTRPKYKWMAKHKPNLSGTNGAYMPYSTVPPKIQPWKPQQ, from the exons ATGGCGAAACAATTGGGGTTAGATAAAATCGCCAAATTTTTTCAAGTAATACATGCCAATGGGGGTATTTTTAAGTCCATACGAACGCTATACag AATGGACACAGTAAAGATTGGAACCTTGGTAGGCGTAGATTCAGATGGAAACAAGTACTATGAAAATAACACTTACTTTTACG GTACAAACAGATGGATAGTGTATGCAGATAAATATGGTATGGAGTATGATGGTTCTCAAGTGCCAGCTGAATGGTATGGTTGGTTACATTACAAAACAGATTTACTACCACACAAAGACCCTACGCGACCAAAATATAAGTGGATGGCCAAACATAAACCAAATTTATCTGGTACAAATGGAGCTTATATGCCTTATAGTACTGTACCACCAAAAATCCAACCTTGGAAACCACAGCAGTAA
- the Cdc10 gene encoding cyclin-dependent kinase 10 isoform X2 codes for MTKDETLEKKSIENNDTDKKASSETGPDPSAPVTRRGVLTSFLTGKPMEIPEQDILGKCRFVSEFEKLNRIGEGTYGIVYRARDTKNDKIVALKKVRMEHEKDGLPVSGLREISVLLSCRHENIVHLREVVVGRSLESIFLAMEYCEQDLASLLDNMQTPFSESQVKCIVLQVLKGLRYLHHNFIVHRDLKVSNLLMTDKGCVKIADFGLARWFGLPLKPMTPRVVTLWYRAPELLLQAKTQTTSVDMWAAGCILGELLGHRPLLPGRSEIAQLELIVDLLGTPSEAIWPEFNTLPALQNFTLKQQPYNNLKQRFPWLSAAGLRLLNFLFMYDPKKRATAEECLQSSYFKEAPLPCDPKLMPTFPQHRNMKKAAPPKETREAEANVTDQTNNLPAISDLLGSLVKKRRVE; via the exons ATGACGAAAG ACGAAACCTTAGAGAAGAAGTCAATAGAAAATAATGACACCGACAAGAAAGCTTCATCTGAAACAGGACCAGATCCATCGGCTCCAGTAACAAGAAGAGGAGTATTAACATCATTTTTGACTGGTAAACCAATGGAAATACCAGAACAAGatatt CTAGGCAAATGCAGATTTGTCTCAGAGTTTGAGAAGTTGAACCGTATAGGTGAAGGCACATATGGAATTGTTTATCGAGCACGAGATACCAAAAATGATAAAATCGTAGCTTTAAAGAAGGTGCGAATGGAACATGAAAAAGACGGTTTACCTGTTAGCGGTCTCAGGGAAATATCTGTACTTTTGTCTTGTCGTCATGAAAATATTGTACACTTAAGAGAAGTAGTAGTAGGCAGAAGTCTAGAAAGCATATTTCTTGCTATGGAGTATTGTGAACAAGATTTAGCAAGTTTATTAGACAATATGCAAACTCCATTTTCAGAAAGTCAGGTTAAATGTATTGTTTTACAAGTACTAAAAGGATTGCGTTATTTGCACCATAATTTTATTGTGCATAGAGACTTAAAAGTTTCTAATCTTCTAATGACGGACAAAGGATGCGTGAAAATTGCTGATTTTGGATTAGCTAGGTGGTTTGGTTTACCTTTAAAACCAATGACACCTAGagtagtaacattatggtatagagCACCAGAGTTATTACTACAAGCCAAAACTCAAACAACTTCTGTGGATATGTGGGCTGCTGGTTGTATTTTAG gtGAACTGCTTGGTCATCGACCCTTATTACCTGGACGATCAGAAATTGCACAATTGGAATTAATAGTAGATTTATTGGGTACACCGAGCGAAGCAATTTGGCCTGAATTTAACACCCTTCCAGCATTGCAGAACTTTACATTGAAACAACAACCATATAATAACTTGAAACAAAGGTTTCCATGGTTAAGTGCTGCTGGTTTACGattattaaatttcttattTATGTATGATCCGAAAAAGAGAGCAACAGCAGAAGAATGTTTACAAAGCAGCTACTTTAAAGAAGCTCCTTTGC CATGCGATCCCAAGCTTATGCCTACCTTCCCACAGcatagaaatatgaaaaaagcTGCTCCTCCAAAGGAAACCAGAGAAGCAGAGGCGAACGTTACAGATCAAACAAATAATTTACCAGCAATTTCTGATCTT CTTGGATCACTTGTTAAGAAGAGAAGAGTGGAATGA
- the Selt gene encoding selenoprotein T: MIRLMKFILCFGILLCTLSTKADDNQVPLTKLGTKSGPTLKFLYCYSCGYRKAFEEYVGILRQKYPELQIDGENYNPSANIMFIAKLLSFVKILLIVLVVSGFDFGRLLPSLWQWCMENRFYSCTTIFFVFNMVEGQLISSGAFEIHFNDVPVWSKLETGRIPQPLELFQIIDSHLNMQYADTDIR; the protein is encoded by the exons ATGATACGTCttatgaaatttattttgtGCTTTGGTATCCTTTTATGCACATTAAGCACTAAAGCCGATGACAATCAAGTTCCATTAACCAAACTTGGCACAAAATCAGGACCGACGTTAAAATTCCTTTATTG CTACTCTTGTGGATACAGAAAAGCATTTGAAGAATATGTTGGTATTCTTCGACAAAAGTATCCTGAATTACAAATCGATGGAGAAAATTATAATCCATCTGCAAACATTATGTTTATCGCAAAATTACta agtTTTGTTAAAATTCTACTAATAGTTCTAGTAGTAAGTGGATTTGATTTTGGGCGACTACTACCATCTTTGTGGCAATGGTGCATGGAGAATCGGTTTTATTCTTGTACaacaatattttttgtttttaatatggTAGAAGGACAACTCATATCATCAGGAGCTTTTGAAATACATTTCAATG ATGTTCCTGTGTGGTCAAAACTGGAAACTGGTAGAATACCACAGCCACTGGAACTTTTCCAAATAATAGATTCCCATTTGAATATGCAATATGCAGATACGGATatacgataa
- the LOC143358923 gene encoding ankyrin repeat domain-containing protein 13C produces MAENSESKKYPLHKCIFQGDVKTLSSLIRIYDIAEKDKQGNTPLHLAVMLGRKESVQLLLAHGAPVKVKNLAGWSPLAEAISYGDRQTISSLVRKLKQQAREQMEERRPNLVATLRQMGDFYMELRWDFQSWVPLVSRVLPSDICKIHKCGASIRMDTTLVDFNNMKWGRGDISFIFNGDQKHSESLTVLDNEAKLFQRVRYEETELDIEDEVDILMSSDIMAAQMSTKGITFSRAQTGWIFREDKREMVGPFHADFYQINGIVLASRKRREHLSEEDLQKNKAIMESLTKGNSQGFANGEPHVRRASLNPPPESNITWEEYITAPPGQCPLLGRSLVYKESSKSFKATVAMSPDFPLTVDMLLNVLEVIAPFKHYSKLRQFVLMKLPPGFPVKIDIPILPTVTAKITFQEFAFRHDIDPQLFQIPSDYFEDPMRFPDL; encoded by the exons ATGGCTGAGAACTCGGAAAGTAAAAAATATCCTTTACATAAATGCATATTTCAAGGAGATGTTAAGACTTTAAGCTCTTTAATCAGAATTTATGATATCGCTGAAAAAGACAAGCAAG GAAATACACCATTACATTTAGCTGTTATGTTAGGAAGAAAAG AATCAGTGCAGCTGTTGCTTGCACACGGAGCACCGGTAAAAGTAAAAAACCTAGCTGGATGGAGTCCACTTGCTGAGGCAATTAGTTATGGAGATAGACAAACCA TATCATCATTAGTGCGTAAACTAAAGCAACAAGCTAGAGAACAAATGGAAGAAAGAAGACCAAATTTAGTTGCAACGCTACGTCAAATGGGCGATTTTTACATGGAATTAAGATGGGACTTTCAAAGTTGGG TTCCACTTGTTTCTCGAGTACTTCCATCCGATATTTGCAAGATACATAAATGTGGAGCATCTATTAGAATGGATACCACTTTAGTAGATTTTAATAATATGAAATGGGGAAGAGGTGAtatatcttttatttttaatggtgACCAGAAACACAGTGAATCATTAACAGTACTAGACAATGAAGCTAAACTTTTCCAAAGAGTGAGATACGAG GAAACGGAATTGGACATAGAAGATGAAGTTGACATTCTTATGTCAAGCGATATTATGGCAGCACAAATGTCAACAAAAGGAATTACATTTTCAAGAGCTCAGACAGGCTGGATCTTTCGTGAGGATAAAAGG gAGATGGTAGGTCCTTTCCACGCGGACTTTTATCAAATCAATGGAATAGTTTTGGCAAGTAGAAAACGACGGGAACATTTAAGTGAAGAAGACTTGCAAAAGAATAAAGCTATTATGGAATCTTTGACAAAAGGAAATTCACAAGGATTTGCAAATGGAGAG CCTCATGTAAGAAGAGCTTCTTTAAACCCACCACCAGAATCAAATATTACTTGGGAGGAATACATTACAGCTCCACCTGGTCAATGTCCACTTTTGGGAAGAAGTTTGGTTTACAAAGAAAGTAGTAAATCGTTCAAAGCTACAGTAGCTATGAGTCCAGACTTTCCACTGACAGTTGACATGTTACTCAATGTTTTGGAAGTAATTGCGCCTTTCAAGCATTATAGCAAGTTACGACAATTTGTCCTGATGAAATTACCACCCGGATTCCCTGTTAAAATTGATATACCTATTTTACCTACGGTGACAGCAAAAATCACATTTCAGGAGTTTGCTTTTCGTCATGATATAGATCCACAATTATTTCAAATACCATCAGACTATTTCGAAGATCCAATGAG ATTTCCAGATTTATGA
- the LOC143358978 gene encoding P2R1A-PPP2R2A-interacting phosphatase regulator 1 codes for MDVDCTIVGLKRSNSAPMINKISATMSVTSPSATTPRDVPSNFNIFSNSPRIRRFSTSSSGTVPRLTPRVSQLRQEECIDVAGREAAHEKEIHSAMQISQSWEDLTIEAEGLSFKDSESTSLQFKIESRPIAKRVLDPLSINLSVNGQTTYSSPSPTRSNFGQRQCYSPGVHAVTWKTNLSPSPTRKAFATRRSLSPIAIRPSCLASVKRKFELDDSGMDQLQPPTKRTSGLLTSATSRLDVAISSLHPTINSAGTPESCSSLDSSGFSFRPVDSPSPGLAVTSSFNDEPSSSSSSSSSSSSTSSSCSSSSSSSSSVTASSEGLGPQNKTFIGSRNEQIVRENHG; via the exons ATGGATGTTGACTGTACAATAGTCGGTTTGAAACGATCTAATAGTGCACCCATGATCAACAAAATTAGTGCAACAATGTCTGTGACATCACCTTCTGCTACTACACCGAG GGATGTTCCAtcgaattttaatatattttcaaattcgCCTCGCATACGACGCTTCAGCACAAGT AGTTCTGGAACTGTTCCTAGATTAACTCCACGTGTCAGTCAGTTGAGACAAGAAGAGTGTATCGATGTGGCTGGCCGTGAAGCAGCACATGAGAAAGAAATTCACAGTGCCATGCAAATCTCACAATCTTGGGAGGATCTCACAATCGAAGCAGAAGGACTATCTTTTAAAGATTCAGAATCAACTTcattacaatttaaaatagaaTCACGTCCAATTGCGAAACGAGTGCTTGATCCACTTAGTATCAATTTATCCGTAAATGGTCAAACAACATATTCTTCACCATCGCCAACAAGATCTAATTTTGGCCAGAGACAATGTTACTCGCCTGGTGTTCATGCAGTTACTTGGAAAACTAATTTATCGCCTAGCCCTACCAGGAAAGCTTTTGCTACCAG gCGAAGTCTAAGTCCCATCGCAATACGGCCAAGTTGTCTAGCATcagttaaaagaaaatttgaattAGATGACTCTGGAATGGATCAATTACAACCACCAACAAAACGTACCTCTGGTTTATTAACCTCGGCCACATCTAG ATTGGATGTGGCAATATCTAGTCTCCATCCAACTATCAACTCGGCTGGAACTCCGGAATCTTGTTCGAGTCTCGACTCTTCTGGGTTTTCATTTCGACCTGTGGATAGTCCATCTCCTGGTCTAGCTGTCACTTCAAGTTTTAATGATGAGCCGtcttcttcctcctcgtcctcttcttcatcttcttcaaCTTCTTCCTCTTGTTCATCGTCTTCTTCCTCATCTTCTTCAGTCACTGCTTCTTCAGAAGGATTAGGGCCTCAAAACAAAACTTTTATTGGAAGCCGAAATGAACAGATCGTACGAGAAAATCACGGATAA
- the LOC143358908 gene encoding uncharacterized protein LOC143358908 — MRTELLSQFTLLVTILLVTSGEGFFFNYHKKLLSNILNSLKDKVESKKKPYEIQHYHWHYYPLVHPLSGSFTKAPKKHELDNLHHDTLSSLGWAKYEYKYIPETKIKIPSTLSHSWDTIILDPTDHKIVEADLAETVDHSEHEGILIEVPDNKKIIIENEHPKDLKELKYGLLASLFHKSSSSGNHI, encoded by the exons ATGAGGACGGAATTGTTGTCGCAA tTCACCTTACTTGTAACGATACTGTTGGTTACGTCGGGTGAGGGATTCTTCTTTAACTA CCATAAGAAACTTTTATCAAATATCCTCAACTCATTAAAGGATAAAGTAGAATCAAAAAAGAAACCCTATGAAATACAGCATTATCATTGGCATTACTATCCGCTGGTGCATCCGTTATCTGGATCATTCACAAAAGCCCCTAAGAAACATGAACTGGATAACCTTCATCA TGATACTTTGTCTTCACTTGGATGGGCaaaatatgaatataaatatattcctgagacaaaaataaaaatcccGTCAACATTATCACATTCGTGGGACACAATTATACTTGATCCAACTGATCATAAAATTGTTG AAGCAGATCTTGCAGAAACGGTCGATCACAGTGAACATGAGGGTATACTCATTGAAGTtccagataataaaaaaatcatCATTGAAAACGAACACCCCAAGGATCTTAAAGAACTAAAATATGGCCTACTGGCATCACTTTTTCATAAAAGCTCAAGTTCCGGCAATCACATATAA
- the Cdc10 gene encoding cyclin-dependent kinase 10 isoform X1 produces MTKDETLEKKSIENNDTDKKASSETGPDPSAPVTRRGVLTSFLTGKPMEIPEQDILGKCRFVSEFEKLNRIGEGTYGIVYRARDTKNDKIVALKKVRMEHEKDGLPVSGLREISVLLSCRHENIVHLREVVVGRSLESIFLAMEYCEQDLASLLDNMQTPFSESQVKCIVLQVLKGLRYLHHNFIVHRDLKVSNLLMTDKGCVKIADFGLARWFGLPLKPMTPRVVTLWYRAPELLLQAKTQTTSVDMWAAGCILGELLGHRPLLPGRSEIAQLELIVDLLGTPSEAIWPEFNTLPALQNFTLKQQPYNNLKQRFPWLSAAGLRLLNFLFMYDPKKRATAEECLQSSYFKEAPLPCDPKLMPTFPQHRNMKKAAPPKETREAEANVTDQTNNLPAISDLVGLLCASVCTLKIMYILIL; encoded by the exons ATGACGAAAG ACGAAACCTTAGAGAAGAAGTCAATAGAAAATAATGACACCGACAAGAAAGCTTCATCTGAAACAGGACCAGATCCATCGGCTCCAGTAACAAGAAGAGGAGTATTAACATCATTTTTGACTGGTAAACCAATGGAAATACCAGAACAAGatatt CTAGGCAAATGCAGATTTGTCTCAGAGTTTGAGAAGTTGAACCGTATAGGTGAAGGCACATATGGAATTGTTTATCGAGCACGAGATACCAAAAATGATAAAATCGTAGCTTTAAAGAAGGTGCGAATGGAACATGAAAAAGACGGTTTACCTGTTAGCGGTCTCAGGGAAATATCTGTACTTTTGTCTTGTCGTCATGAAAATATTGTACACTTAAGAGAAGTAGTAGTAGGCAGAAGTCTAGAAAGCATATTTCTTGCTATGGAGTATTGTGAACAAGATTTAGCAAGTTTATTAGACAATATGCAAACTCCATTTTCAGAAAGTCAGGTTAAATGTATTGTTTTACAAGTACTAAAAGGATTGCGTTATTTGCACCATAATTTTATTGTGCATAGAGACTTAAAAGTTTCTAATCTTCTAATGACGGACAAAGGATGCGTGAAAATTGCTGATTTTGGATTAGCTAGGTGGTTTGGTTTACCTTTAAAACCAATGACACCTAGagtagtaacattatggtatagagCACCAGAGTTATTACTACAAGCCAAAACTCAAACAACTTCTGTGGATATGTGGGCTGCTGGTTGTATTTTAG gtGAACTGCTTGGTCATCGACCCTTATTACCTGGACGATCAGAAATTGCACAATTGGAATTAATAGTAGATTTATTGGGTACACCGAGCGAAGCAATTTGGCCTGAATTTAACACCCTTCCAGCATTGCAGAACTTTACATTGAAACAACAACCATATAATAACTTGAAACAAAGGTTTCCATGGTTAAGTGCTGCTGGTTTACGattattaaatttcttattTATGTATGATCCGAAAAAGAGAGCAACAGCAGAAGAATGTTTACAAAGCAGCTACTTTAAAGAAGCTCCTTTGC CATGCGATCCCAAGCTTATGCCTACCTTCCCACAGcatagaaatatgaaaaaagcTGCTCCTCCAAAGGAAACCAGAGAAGCAGAGGCGAACGTTACAGATCAAACAAATAATTTACCAGCAATTTCTGATCTTGTAGGTTTATTATGTGCTTCTGTTTGTACTTTAAAGATTATGTACATattgatattataa
- the Btbd9 gene encoding BTB (POZ) domain containing 9 encodes MSSRHRLNPLSGDIEHISHLSDDIGALCLSDDYSDITLIVGGQRLNGHKIILAARSQYFRALLFGGLKESTQQEIELKDANLAAFKCLFEYIYTGRISLTDKREEMVLDILGLAHLYGFSELETSISDYLREIVNIKNVCLIFDAALLYRIECLTRVCQGYMERYACKVIQHESFLQLSTAALNELVSRDSFYAPEIDIFLAVQAWVKANADTNDKSVLDKVRLSLISITDLLNIVRPTGLVAPNIILDAIATKIQTRDSDLAYRGRLLIDQNVAQPLLEAQVLQGEMRTYLLDGDTSNYDLERGYTRHTITESQEHGILIKLGTPWIINHFKMLLWDKDMRSYSYYIEVSMDQKDWVRVIDHTEYLCRSWQYLYFEPRVVLYIRIVGTNNTVNKVFHVVSFKAYYTNQTEKLCNGFVVPTRNVATMDCSATVTEGVCRTRNALLNGNTSNYDWDSGYTCHQLGSGSILVQLGQPYIIDSIRLLLWDCDNRSYSYYIEVSGNCSNWTLVADKTREACRSWQTIHFEPPLPIVFIRIVGTHNTANEVFHCVHFECPAQANDKDASKSPVHKGKQTTPNDSALSLTTPPAETPVEAVNIDHEELNPNYNIACS; translated from the exons atgagTTCACGTCACCGTTTAAATCCATTATCTGGTGATATAGAACATATTAGTCACCTCTCTGATGATATTGGAGCCCTTTGTCTTTCTGATGACTATTCAGACATAACTTTAATTGTTGGCGGACAAAGATTGAATGGTCACAAGATCATATTAGCTGCACGCAGCCAATATTTTAGAGCTCTTTTATTCGGAGGATTAAAAGAATCAACGCAACAAGAAATTGAATTAAAGGATGCCAATTTGGCTGCATTCAAATGTTTATTCGAGTACATATATACAGGACGTATATCACTTACAGATAAACGTGAAGAG ATGGTTTTAGATATTCTTGGACTGGCTCATCTTTATGGGTTTTCAGAACTAGAAACCTCTATATCAGATTATTTAAGGGAAatagtaaatataaaaaatgtttgccttATATTTGATGCAGCACTTCTTTATCGAATAGAATGTCTTACAAGG GTTTGTCAAGGATACATGGAAAGATATGCTTGTAAAGTGATACAGCACGAAAGCTTTTTACAGTTAAGTACTGCTGCCTTGAATGAGCTTGTCTCAAGAGATTCGTTTTATGCACCAGAAATTGATATCTTCTTAGCTGTACAAGCATGGGTAAAGGCAAATGCAGATACCAATGACAAAAGTGTTTTAG ATAAGGTACGATTAAGCTTGATTTCTATTACGGATCTCTTAAATATTGTTCGACCAACTGGATTAGTTGCTCCCAACATAATTTTAGATGCAATTGCTACAAAAATACAAACACGAGATTCTGATCTTGCTTATCGAGGTCGATTACTTATAGATCAAAATGTTGCCCAACCATTGCTTGAGGCTCAAGTTCTGCAGGGTGAAATGCGTACTTATCTATTAGATGGCGATACAAGCAACTATGACTTGGAGCGAgg GTACACTAGACACACTATCACAGAATCACAAGAACATGGTATTTTGATTAAATTAGGAACTCCGTGGATTATTAATCATTTCAAAATGTTACTTTGGGATAAAGACATGCGATCGTATTCTTATTACATAGAA GTATCTATGGATCAAAAAGATTGGGTTCGTGTTATTGATCACACAGAATACTTATGTCGCAGTTGGCAGTATTTATATTTTGAACCTAGGGTCGTTCTATATATTCGCATTGTTGGAACAAATAATACTGTAAACAAG GTTTTCCATGTTGTAAGTTTTAAAGCCTATTATACAAATCAAACAGAAAAGCTTTGTAATGGTTTCGTTGTTCCAACACGAAATGTTGCTACTATGGATTGTAGTGCTACTGTTACCGAAGGTGTTTGTAG AACGCGAAATGCTTTGTTAAATGGTAACACCTCAAATTATGATTGGGATAGTGGATACACATGTCATCAGCTTGGCTCTGGATCTATTTTAGTACAACTTGGACAACCATATATTATAGATTCTATAAG aTTATTATTATGGGATTGCGACAATCGTTCGTATTCGTACTACATAGAGGTATCTGGTAATTGTTCTAATTGGACCCTTGTTGCTGATAAGACTAGAGAAGCTTGTCGTTCTTGGCAAACTATTCACTTTGAACCACCACTTCCTATTGTCTTTATACGCATTGTTGGAACACATAACACCGCAAATGAG GTTTTTCACTGTGTCCACTTTGAATGTCCTGCTCAGGCAAATGATAAAGATGCTAGTAAATCTCCAGTACATAAAGGAAAACAGACAACACCCAATGATTCTGCGCTTTCGTTAACCACACCTCCTGCAGAAACACCTGTAGAAGCAGTAAATATTGATCACGAAGAACTAAATCCTAATTATAATATTGCTTGTTCATAG
- the LOC143358928 gene encoding ejaculatory bulb-specific protein 3, whose translation MKLQLCFLVTLLVFASFVQAQDSISHLMMDKRYLQRQIGCVLDQAPCDVIGRVIKRLLPEALNNNCGRCTPRQMEHAETLMAFMQQNYPNEWQSIMQYYSTMKYRTSNYV comes from the exons ATGAAACTTCAACTCTGTTTTCTTGTAACTTTACTTGTTTTCGCGAGTTTTGTTCAAGCCCAAGATAGCATATCGCACCTCATGATGGACAAACGTTACTTACAAAGGCAAATCGGTTGCGTGTTAGATCAGGCACCGTGTGATGTTATAGGAAGAGTAATTAAAA gaTTGTTGCCGGAAGCATTGAACAACAATTGTGGCCGTTGTACACCCCGACAAATGGAGCATGCAGAAACATTGATGGCGTTTATGCAACAAAATTATCCGAATGAATGGCAATCAATCATGCAATATTACTCGACAATGAAATATCGTACTTCGAACTATGTATAA
- the Csp6 gene encoding chemosensory protein 6 — protein MKVSLLLLALLVISVVSADTYPSKYDDIDIERILQNGRVLTNYIKCMMDEGPCTNEGRELKKTLPDALSTDCSKCNEKQKNIADKVISHLKNKRPRDWERLTAKYDPSGEYKKRFESTQTAKKNLNLR, from the exons ATGAAAGTTTCACTTTTGCTGCTTGCTCTGCTTGTAATCAGTGTCGTAAGCGCTGACACATATCCCAGTAAATACGATGACATCGACATTGAGAGGATCCTCCAGAACGGCCGTGTCCTTACCAATTACATCAAATGCATGATGGACGAGGGTCCGTGCACCAACGAAGGCAGGGAACTGAAAA AGACATTGCCAGATGCTTTATCCACCGATTGCAGTAAATGTAacgaaaaacagaaaaatattgcAGACAAAGTAATAAGTCATCTTAAAAATAAGAGACCAAGAGACTGGGAACGACTTACAGCAAAATACGATCCGAGCGGTGAATACAAAAAACGTTTCGAAAGCACTCAAACTGCCAAAAAAAACTTGAACTTAAGATAA
- the LOC143358925 gene encoding uncharacterized protein LOC143358925, producing MSSTGNIESKPKQKKSKKNVSRNESLESQSKKEAAEVARKKAAKLAAQRKKERENEKIRKMFVSREDPYETPLQWWETEHVKYAINYPPVKSYLDDVMGSHIVRFTDRKYMQALACNIRRHREEQQNKRIEERKLKPPSIISRLMETSYKALVDVRKQENYNKLKLYL from the exons ATGTCATCGACAGGGAACATAGAATCAAAACCTAAGCAaaagaaatcgaagaaaaatgTATCGCGGAATGAATCTCTAGAGTCACAATCAAAGAAAGAGGCCGCGGAAGTAGCAAGAAAGAAAGCAGCAAAGTTAGCGGcccagagaaagaaagaaagagaaaatgaaaaaatacgGAAAATGTTCGTTTCCAGAGAGGACCCGTATGAAACACCCTTACAATGGTGGGAAACGGAACATGTGAAATACGC AATAAATTACCCACCCGTGAAATCATATCTAGATGATGTAATGGGTTCTCATATTGTACGATTTACCGATCGCAAATACATGCAAGCTCTCGCCTGCAATATCAGAAGACATCGGGAGGAACAACAAAATAAGCGTATAGAAGAAAGAAAGCTGAAACCACCATCGATTATATCCCGGTTGATGGAAACATCTTATAAAGCGCTCGTCGACGTTAGGAAGCAGGAAAACTATAACAAACTCAAGCTTTATTTGTAG